Genomic DNA from Melospiza georgiana isolate bMelGeo1 chromosome 3, bMelGeo1.pri, whole genome shotgun sequence:
TAGGAAAATTGGCATAGCATCTACTAACCACAGAGCTGGCCCAGTTTCTGTCAGGAATATGTACAAACACACTGTTTACATACACCAgggtattggggaaaaaagcagagaactaTAGACCATCAGAATTCCTCCATCTGCCCTCTTGCCTAGACATGATCTGCCACTCCTTATGATATTAATCATTCCCATCAAATCATGCTTTCTTGCTACTACTGAAGATTGCAAGGGACAGGATTTTTGGAGTAGGGTGATGTGCCCATGGAACCCACTAGTGCCACATTCATTTTGGAGGTAAGAAATCCTAACTGAAGCCCAGCAAACCATGgttttgaaaaatacttcttCTGGCAGAGTATGCCAGTCGCTCAGCCAAAAAGTAAAGaggattttccttctctgcttttatttttttctgtgggaaaaGGCTGAAAGAGAAAGTACACCACTAAATATCATTACAGAGTCAGATAAGACTAGATCTGAGAACAGGTCATATTTCTATCCTGTCTTCATGATTTCATTATGGTCATCTCACTGGTTCAAGCAGATTAGTTTCTGCTGATCCCTACCTTATAATGCTGCCTTTAATGATGTGAGGATAGTCTGGATATGTCGTTAAATTTCAGGATTTCATAGGGAACAAATCATATAGAATACAAGCACAACTACACGTGTCCTTTCAGGCTTTCATATTAGATGCTGTGGAGCCTTTTTACAATTGATTAACAGGTCAAGGTGACACAAAGAATTCCTTAACTACTTTGACACAGTTTATAAGAAATAATATGAGAAAGCGTGCCAAGAATGTGCAGAGGACAGTCTGTGGAGACAAAGTCTCTACAGCATCTGCTGAAGAGCCTGTAgatgaagagaaaatgaaaaaatcaaGCAGCAGACAATCTGGATGCCGAATGTCTTTGTATCAAAACTACACACACTCTTTATCTCTCTGCTACTTTATATTCCTATCTTCCAGTTTTATTTCCTCCAAATTCATTTCCTCCAAATTTTATTCCCAGTTCCTGAAGTACCCTTTGATTGTCTATGTTACTCTTACATGGATTAAAATTTAATACTGACCTTTATTTATAAAAAACACTGATATTTTTAACATGAGCTCAACATCAGTTTTCATATTATATAGATTTGCAAATTCAAAATGGAGCAGAGTACAAGAGAACTCCCTTACATTAAGCCATTGGCAAATCTCTAATTACAGGCAACAAGCCAGAAACTTTTAATAGTGTGGGACATTGCCATgcaactttaaaaattttaaatattgtcACCAAAAGGAGACAGATTGCCACTGGAAATCCAGTGAATCATGACTCTGCggatctttctttctttcttttttttcatttttctttcattattctTCTACTTTGCAATGAATTTAAGCTTGTGTTGTGGGTTGACAGCCTGCAAAGAGGTTAGCCTGCTCCCTAGAATCTAATGCCATTGGTTGAGGCTCCAAACCAAGATGGTGGTCAGAACactaaaattcccattttctgtgtgctgtATCACCACAATGCTCTTCCACTCATGCACTCTTCTCCCAGATCAGACACTTGCATTGGTCTCTCTCACGCACACACACGAAAACAATGTTACAGAGACAGAAGGAGAGGCAAAGCAGGACACAAAACACCAGTTCCACAAGTATTCCAGAAAAGGAAGTACTTTGGCATTGCATGTTTAATTATGCAATGCCAAAGTATTGGCAGTACTTAGCAGTATTGCTATGatcatttttcttctgtccATTGTATTCCACAGTGGCAGAGCGTCACCGCCTCTGCAGCGCTTCTCCGCCCGCCCCGAGGCGAACGGCACAGCACCTCGGCCAGCTCCGGAGCCAGCCCAGCATCgccgcccggggccggcggctgtgacagtgacaggacgGGCTGTGCTGCCGGCCCGGTTCAACTCGGCATTGCCGAAGAAGAGCAGGAGAGAAGCACAGCATTAATatggctgttcctgctgctgaatCTGAGTGACTGAGGCGTGcttctcagaaataaaataatctcGCTGGAGAAGGAGCAATGGGAGAAAAAGAAGTGTTGGGGTGGCCTTCCAAGGTTGTTGCTGCTCAGAAACTGGCTGGACACTGGTCTGAGTGATTGGTGGTGAATGGTTGCCTTTGCATCACTTCTTATATAGGTGACacacatatattatataaacaATACTCTACCTTCTTCCACTTTCTGTGTACATTCATCAAGATTCCACACTATCACACGTTCATGAGAGGCAGAGCAGACAAGGAGTGGAttgattttatttccaaatgACAATGCAGAAATTGAGTAATGATGCCCTGGCAAATATAATGGCTGACAAATGTAGATAAAGAAAAGTTAAATTAATAACTTCAAACAAAGATTATGAATCATATAAAAGTACAAATGGaacaataattaatttttattgacGGCTTCAAAATCACCTAAACTACAATGTAGCTGTACTGGTTTGGCTGGGATGGGGTTAACTTATTTTCATAGCAGCTTGCATGGCACAATGCTTTGGATTTTGTGATAAAAACAGTGATGATAACACTGTTTACAGTAATGTTTTGGCTGTTGCCAAATGCTGTTTGCACAGCACTGAGgccttctctttttccccacattttttcagtttctgcatCCCAATAATAAACTGAAGATGCATAAGAGGTCGGGAAGGGACACAGCTGgaacaaatatttcagtttgcTGAACTGGCAAGGGGATATTCTCTACTATATGAAGTTATGCTCAGCAATAGAACTGGGCTATTGCATGCAAGAAGGTGTTGAGGGCCTGAGACATTGACTCTAAGGTGGCTGTTGCTCAAAGCCTGTGCTGGGCTTAGTCTGGTTGTAGCAGGTGCCTTGGTAcagcttttttctctcttttcccttcacTCATTAAACTACCTTTGAATCTACCTGTGACTTCTCACTTCTTCCCGTCCTACGCTCTCCCCtaccctgctgggaaggagtcAGCAGGAGCCTGGGTACTGGTTTAGCTGCCAGCCAGGGCCAACCCACCACAACAGCTAATTTTATTCTTATCACAATAAAAAAGTTCATAAAAATGCTAGTAGCCTTCCAGCATTGAAGTGAAACCTGGCACTTCTCCATTaccttcaaatattttatttataaattagtTTAAAGTAGCAGCCTACCAAGGGCTCTATTCTAGCTTTACCTGAGCAGTGGCTGTGTTCCAGACGCACAACCCATTGCGGCTCACGGGGAAAGCGCAGTGATGGTGACTGCACGCCAGCTGAAAGAGCGGCTCCGGCAGTTTGCCTTTGAACAAGTGCTTTTCGCAGACAACGTCACGATCGCGGCTTACTCCAGAGGCGCAGCCGGCCCCGGCGCCCTCCATCCTGCGAACGGCCCCGCGGCGGAGCCGGATCACCGGGGCCGCCTGCCCCCGCCGGCTGCGTCCTGACCCCGGGGGCCCACGGCTCACGGCCCCGCTCGGGGCTCCCTCCCGCTGGGAGGCGGAGAGCTCCGGCCCCTGTCCCGGTCCCTgtcccggccccggccccggccccggccccggcccgtaACCAGGGCAGCGCCGCCGCTGACGGGAGGCCGCGCGGGACAGCCCTCGGTCGCCCGCAGAGCGCGGCGGGCCCGCGGCGGCAGCCGCTGTCCGCTCACCGAGGCAACGGGCCCCGGGGCTGCTTCCTGGCTCTCCACAGAGATGTCCAGGGCATGATGACCAGCAGCATGGCCCGAAGGTCCAGGAGTGTCCCACCCGTGTCCCATTCATGGGACGCCAGCTGGAGCACCGCGCCCAGCGCTGGGGAGCCCAGCACAACACAGACATTGGAGCGGGAACTTAAAGAAGAGGTGAACATCTCTCCtgtaaagaaaagaagagagatTTGGGctcttcacagaatcacagagtcagaATGGGTCAGATTGGAAAGAGACCATGGTGTGTCATCTGGGTCAAtttctgctcaagcagagtcGTTCTAAAGCGCAcggcacaggattgcatccagacaATTGTTGAATATCTCCACATTCATATCTTGGGAGAGattccacaacctctctgggccaTCTGTTCCAGAAGAGGTCActtgcacagtttttcctcatAGTCAGGAGGAActtttcagcctggaaaagagaaggctttagGGGCACCTTACAGTACCCTGTGAATATATAAAGTGACCATACAAGAAAGACAGAGATAAACTTTTTTACCAAGATCTGTAGTGTCAGGATAAGGGGCAAAAACATTAAACTTAGAGGGGGTTGATTTGATTTGTATTGGACAAAGGGGGCATGTTTTTTACAATGCAGATGGTGAGGCACCAAGCAAAACAAACCTTCTATTTTCCCCAAGTTTGTGGATGATGCCAGTTTGGAGGGAGCAGTCAGAAACAAGCTGACAAGAATTTCGTGGAGTCCAACAAGAGTAAGTGGAATCCCATGTCTGGTACAGAGTAACCCCATGCAAGATGAAATGCTGAAGGATGAAGGGGCTCTCCAGAAAAGGATCCAGATATCCTGCAGGTCAAGCTGAATGTGAGCCACCACGGTGCCcttgcagcagaggcagctaaCTGCATCCTGGGCTGTGTTAGTAATAGAGAGTAGCCAGCAAGTTGTGGGAGTGATCCTTCCCCTCTGTTTGGCCatgcctgcagtgctgtgtccagttttggggattttggtaCAAGAAAGATCCTGACATACTGGAGCAATTCTAGTATAGAGCAAGAAAGATGGTCAAGGAGCTGGAGAAAATGCTGTACacagaaaggctgagagagctgggtctcttcagcctggagaagagacagCTGGGACTTTATTGTTGCCTACAACTACATAATTGGAGGATACAGGAAAAACAGACTTTTCTCAGAGGCATTCAATGATAAACTGGATCCTGGGAAAACCCAATTAGGGTCATACCAAActagcatttaatttttttaaaatatcatgaCTGTGCTTAAATATCAGAACAACTTTCTGAAGAGAGGTTGTAGATCTCTATATCTGATGTTGTCCAGCAGTCAAATGGACATGACCCAGAGCAACTCAATTTGAACAGAAAGGTGGACAGGAGGAGTCCAGAAGTCCCTTTCAACCTGAGTTATGATTTTATGGCCAAGTTTTTAATCTGCATCAACTTAAACCATTTTGCTGCAGATCAGTCAATATCAACCTCAGCTTCTTTTCAAACAGATACTTTCTATAGGGATGTCTTAATTGTGTCTGTCTATAATTAACACTACAAGCATTTTTGCCCTATATAAGCATCTGATATATCACTGACAACCTAGTCCCCCTGTGCTTGTTAGTTTTGCCTGGAGAAAGTACCAGTCCAAATTCCCTTTAGTGTGTGCATGTGAATTTGGATAAAGCCCCTGTACTGAGAACCAGCTGCACAGAGGGCAACTCAGTGCACTGCACATGACACTGTTTTTCTGAACTGTGACTCATGGCTGGGAATATTAGAGAAAATTTTATTGCTAATATGCTGGTGACAGTTTTCACAAGCAATACAGTCATGAATGCGTTATGACAGTTTAGTCATtggtaaagaaaaataaatgctgacACAGTAAAAAGGGTGTTGTTCTGACACGCAAACAACCCCTGGGAATCTTAAAGAACTTGTTCTGAAACATGTTGTGTCTCTGTAACTGCTTCTAGGCAGTTAGGTACTCTTTTTTACAATTTTCACTTGACTTTATTTTCACCTTTCAATGTTTATACCTATGATACTTTCAACAATCTACTATCCATAACAACTAGTAGCAATCCAAAGAAGGTTCAGAGAACTTGGACTGATTTCTTGACTGATCATTATTGATGTGTAAATGTGCAGGAAGAATTTTATACCTCACCACACCCCCATGAAACACCTCTGacagttattttttatttttatttccttggctCCACATATTCCCACAGCTTGGGTACCCACCTATctcaaatcacagaatcacagaaccaatTAGCTTGGAAAAGTCTTCTGAAATTactgagtccaacctatgaccgAACACCACCATatcaactagatcatggcagtAAGTGCCATATTCAGCCTTTCATGATAcagtatatactatatatatatatgtctctatctgtatatatatatgtctatatctgtgtatatatatatatatatatatatatatatacacatatatatatatatacaagggacagtgactccagcaccttcctgggcagcccattccagtgtCTAATCACCccttctgtgaagaattttttcctggtgtCCAATCTATACCTCCCATGGCAAACCTTGAGGCCACTACCTCTTGTCTGGCTGTTTTTTGCCTTGGGGAAAAGACCCACCCCaacctggctacagcctccttccACATGGTTGTAGACagtgataaggtctcccctgagcctcctccaggATAAACAATGCCAGCTCCCCTAGCTGCTCCCTACAGGACAAGTGTTCCACatccttcaccagctccatttcccttctctggactcactccagcacctccagtgAAATTGACATCTATGTGGAAAATGAAAGACTGCTGGAAATAACAGTTCCTTATCGTATCATGCTTTTGTGTCCAATAGTATATTTGTAGTGGTCTCAATACTCAATCAGAAGAAGAACTTTAAAAATGAGGTCTAGCAACTATAATACTTTAATGTTTTAAGCAGAATAAAAGTCTTTATACAAACAAAACTGATTTCAAAAAAGCTAAAATTTATTAGAACGTGCATTTGGCAGACTTATGCAGCCAGTTTCTTTGATCTAGGAATGAGGAGAGCAAGTTCCATGGGTTTGTGAAATTAGAGGGCTTTGAAGACAGAACATTAGCTCAGTTAGCACAGGGCCCTTGGGGTACATACACAGGCTCTCTTGAATCTCTCAGTACACAAGGCACATAATgtagatttttgtttctttcaaactTTCACTCTTGCTTATGATTTTAAGCAGCTCAGCCACGTCAAAGTAACTGTTGAAATCAAGGCGTATTCAATAACGGTGTTTGGTATATTTTCTCTCTGTCATACTGCTTTTCTGTTCTGTGATCTTAGGTCAGGTTTATGCCGACAGTCAGATGAACTGTCACTGACCCACGGAGGGACACCTATCCCCCAAATTCCAATCTCAGTACAGTTGAAGGACGCCTTCTCTAACGTCAGGCTTCCGTGGCGGACAGCCCTTCGCACAGCGCACCGAGCTCTCTCCGTACCGCCCTCGGTGCCTCCCCGCCCTCCCCAGGCCCTCCCCTGGCCCTCCCCTCAGCCGCGCTCTCGCGATACTGGGGGCGTGGCCgtgcccggggcggggcgggagcgcTCGGCGGTACCGGCGGCGTTCGGGGGCGGCGCCTCCACCCGCCCCCAGCGACTCCCGCCGCGGGCCGGGCTCTGCCGGCCGCACCGAGCGGCTCCCGGGGCGCGCAGAGGGAGCGCCGTTCCGCCCCGCGTGCCGGCTCCTCGGCGCCAGCTCCTCTCGGCCGCCGCGCTGCTCCGGGGCCCGTCCCGGAGAGGGGCTTTCCCGCGGCGCCCCGGCCGCGCTGCGCTGCCGCACGTCCGCGAGTCCCCGCTGCTCTTCCTCGCCGTTGCTGCGGCCTTGCCGGAGCCGGAGCCCCGCGGCAGGTGGGAGGTGAGCCGAGCCCCAGCCCCCGGCCGGCGGGGCGACGCCGGCCCGACGCGGCCACCCGGCGGGAGCGGCCCGCTtgccccggagccgccgccgcccccggcaGGGGTCCCGCCCGCGGAGAGGCGGGGGCGAACCGGGGCGGGCAGAACTCCTCGTTCGTGGCTCTGTCCAAGGTCTCTTGGAATCGCTTCTCCTCCCGAGCGCTGTGCCAGCGTCACGACGCTTTCCTTCTTTCCTAGATaactttaattattttctggtCAGATGTGGAGCTCCTCCTGTGGCTCCGCTCGGCTTTTTCATCACTACTTCGATGGACAAGTGACAGAGTCAGCTCCCTCCTACGGTCGAGACAAGagactgttttttttcctgtggttgtTGAGGGAGTTCTGTCAGTCTGGCAGGTTCGGCACATGCTGCACCTCGTTCTTTTATGCTGTCTGTGCAGAACTGTGACCTTGCAGTAGAGAGGCCTCTGGGACAGAAAACGTCAAACTACAGAAACgggcattttttttctaatgtttttCTGCCCTGGATCCGTTCAGTTGTAGAACTTCTAACATTTAAGTGACATCTCAGTGGAGGTAATGCAGTCTGTTTTGGTGCTAGCAGGATACAAAACGAGTTACAGGCAGCTTTCTGGTTTCAGATAATTGTAGTCCTTATGGAAGGAATTAGGGGGTGAGAACCTTCCTCTTAAACACAAAGTTGTTCAGGCTTGTGGCTCCTGTGATTTGCATGTCAAATTCAGTCAGCTGTACGCTTTGGAAGCCTTCAGCAAGGTTTGGAAATTGCTGCTTTGCACACGGTGACTTAGTGCAGCTGTTCAGAGGGCTGGAGTGTGGCAGGCATACTCAAGCTGCTCAACTGGGAGTGTGCAGCAAGGAGGGAATAGGCTGTAAGAGCCTTGATCTTGCAGCAGtcctttccattttccccttgtcctggtACCTTCAGGTTTATCTTTTCTACCGAAGTGCTGTAAAGAGCTGAGCATCTATACTCTAACAAAACCTTCCTGAaagtaaatgcattttttcagGGAAAGTGTGCCAAATTTGTTTCTAGAAACAAGCCATACATCAAGATCATGAATTAATGTATTACCTCATTagataatttgtttttatttctaacTCCATCCCAATGAAAGCTGGAATGCCTACTGCTTCAAGTCCACATCCAGATTTGCACCTTTACTGTCTTTTGAAGTTGAGAGGCTGAGGATGGGAGAACAAATAGGATGCCTTAAGCACCTCATATAAAGTTAAGCATCTTCAAGCATACAAAAGCCTGCCTCTccttaattgttttttttttggttttttaaagtgAAGCTAAAATCATTATTGGGTTTCATCCCTCCGGGCTATCTGTCAAGTTTGGCATGCATACAGATAGAATGAAACTAAAGTCTTTATGTCAGTTCTGTTGAAAGAATACTGGCTtgattaatttctgtttaatttttgaaaatgtaaGCCATTTTATTCTGACAAAGTTCTGAATCTTAGCACTGGTTTCTGTGactattaaaaaatacatgaacACAATTGAAGTTAAATTTGTATGGACTAGGGAAGATTTATAAGAATgactaaattttaaaaagtagattAGTTTCCACAAGGGAATATACTAAAACTTGAATTTTGCATTGTATTCATAGGGTAGAACACGGACACAGGAAGAATCCAAAAACAACTGAAGACCATGGCAACACACTGGAGAAGAATCCTGACAGTATTTGTGACAGCTCAAGTACTGTTCGTGGTAAATGCCTTTGAAGAAGAGGACGTACCAGAGGAATGGATTCTTCTTCATGTTGTCCAAGGTCAGATTGGAGCAGGAAACTACAGCTATTTGAGACTAAATCACGAGGGAAAGATCGTTCTTCAGATGCGGAGTTTAAAAGGTGACGCAGACTTGTATGTGTCTGACGTGACACTGCACCCCAGCTTTGACGAGTACGAGTTACAGTCGGTGACTTGTGGCCAGGACATCGTGCACGTGCCCGCACACTTCCGCCGCCCTGTGGGAATAGGGATTTACGGGCACCCCTCTCACCTGGAGAGCGAGTTTGAAATGAAGGTGTACTACGATCGAACTGTGGTACAGTACCCGTTTGGTGAGGCTTCTTACAACCCTGAGGAGATGGAGGCAAACCAGAAATACTCACAGTCTACAGAAGATGAATCTCAGGATGAGGAGTCTGTTTTCTGGACTATACTTATTGGAATCTTGAAATTAATACTTGAAATCCTTTTTTAAATTGATACACACTGGACTTAAGTCACACTTCATCCTGTGAAATTGGTATGAATGACTTGCTGTTATACTTAATACTCGCTATGTTTCCTGAAGAGATATTTAGGTTACATTTCCAAAACCAGAAAGGAAGTGGGGAGAAAAAGccatatttaattttatattgaaAATCCTCCCCAATATGTAAAATGAGCAGCCAGGACAGTATTTGCAGTGCTCTTCAGAGACCAGGGCTTAAAAATGAATGTATAGTTGTGATCTTGTTAAATTCACTTAAAATAGGTGCTTAGGAAAATCAATTccaattcagtattttctattgttttttataaagaaaaatgaataaacTACTGCGCTTCGGTCCCCCTCTCAATTTAGagcatatttaaaaataaaacctgcttCCTTTTCTGAGCAAGCACCTCCAGTAAAACTGATCAGCGTGTTTGAGTGTATCCATGAAGTTGAGGAGCTTAGGgtgaaggaaggagaaaacaaTCAATCACCTAAGGGAATAGATGTCTGTATTCTTACTGCGTGTGCTCTACATCACATCAGCCATCTGTCAAACAGAGGTTGGTCCAGTCACTCATCACCACTACAAATCCATGACCTGAATCAAGTGCATGTTGCTTCTTGGCTATTACTGCAGGAAGAGGGAGCCTTCAGCTGTTGTTAGTTGTCAATATGACATTTTTGTCTCATTAAAAACAACACAGCATACAGGTATCTCAAACTTGAGAGGTGCTTTCTTACACTTCCCTTGATAGCTTTTtgtgattgattttttttccaaggacaTATTTATGAATAAGTCATTACCTTGCTCAGAAAATTTCTGCTGAAAGGGATTTGCAGTATATTGTAAGAAGGTCATCTCATGCCTACTCTTCCTTAGAAGTTACTTTTACCAGGAATACTTTTTGCTTTGGTTGAGTATTTCAGAATAACCAGTTGCTATGCAAATAAAGTACATTACATTGctctgtaattttcttttcacaggGCTTACTGATAAGTGCACTGAAATAAACAAGTATGTTGCTATAATTTTATACAAATGCATGtataatttaaatttcattacTGAAAATCTTCTCTTTTTTGAGTGGTAATTTGGCTTGCCTCTCTCAACACCTGACAGGACAGTAGTGACTTGTATCACAAAAATCACTATATAGACAAAGTTTAtttagtaaaaagaaaaaaaaaaagtggtatTGCTCCTCTTATAGAGTGGTTGATTAAATAGCACCAGAGTATCACTTTAATTTGTGCAGTTAAGTTTTGGACAGCAAGTATTTAGGGCTTTCCTAGCCCTCCTTGctgtttttcccccttcttcctcctcttctgggTACAGGAGGGTCTTTCTGACAACAATCACAAATCCAGCGACCTAAGAAAAGAAAGTTATCAATTATTGGGAAACTAAGTTTGTTACTCTCTTACCTATTTAGGCAGCCCTTCAGCATTCTGTTA
This window encodes:
- the C3H6orf120 gene encoding UPF0669 protein C6orf120 homolog gives rise to the protein MATHWRRILTVFVTAQVLFVVNAFEEEDVPEEWILLHVVQGQIGAGNYSYLRLNHEGKIVLQMRSLKGDADLYVSDVTLHPSFDEYELQSVTCGQDIVHVPAHFRRPVGIGIYGHPSHLESEFEMKVYYDRTVVQYPFGEASYNPEEMEANQKYSQSTEDESQDEESVFWTILIGILKLILEILF